One segment of Mycobacterium spongiae DNA contains the following:
- a CDS encoding sugar phosphate isomerase/epimerase family protein, with protein MTQNVALSAACWTTAGSAGPMIGHDLSEFSLIDRITAAAEAGYTGFGLLGDDLKVAEKTVGWTQVRDHLRITGMEHVHIEVLWLPTGPPRQKFDEDCKYLVRAAHFFRPSFVKIAGSLEEEPLDVDLYGEVLASVCDAFAVAGCAVGIEIMPFTIVNSIEKAVAIVDRAGSPNAGLMLDLWHIARGPDNFEEIAALPGHYVIGVELDDGPAEPVGDNLLHEAVHDRKLTGEGEMDVAGFVAAVRASGFKGPWGVEIMSDEHRARSLHDQAHESYRAARKFL; from the coding sequence ATGACGCAGAACGTTGCACTGTCGGCAGCGTGTTGGACGACCGCCGGCTCAGCAGGCCCGATGATTGGCCACGACCTCAGCGAGTTCTCCCTGATCGATCGAATCACAGCGGCCGCAGAGGCCGGCTACACCGGTTTTGGGCTGCTGGGAGATGACTTAAAGGTTGCAGAGAAGACCGTCGGCTGGACCCAGGTTCGTGATCACCTCCGCATCACCGGCATGGAGCACGTCCACATCGAAGTGCTCTGGCTGCCCACGGGCCCGCCACGCCAGAAGTTCGACGAGGACTGCAAGTACTTGGTGCGTGCGGCTCATTTTTTCCGTCCAAGCTTCGTGAAGATCGCGGGCAGCCTCGAGGAAGAGCCCCTTGACGTTGATCTCTACGGCGAGGTCCTGGCTTCGGTGTGCGACGCCTTCGCCGTGGCGGGTTGTGCGGTGGGAATTGAGATCATGCCCTTTACGATCGTGAACTCGATCGAGAAGGCTGTCGCCATTGTCGACCGTGCCGGCTCGCCTAACGCGGGACTAATGCTGGATTTGTGGCACATCGCTCGGGGTCCGGACAATTTCGAGGAGATCGCCGCGCTGCCTGGCCACTACGTCATTGGAGTGGAGCTCGATGATGGCCCCGCCGAGCCCGTCGGCGATAACCTACTCCATGAAGCAGTGCACGATCGCAAGCTCACCGGCGAGGGTGAAATGGACGTTGCCGGATTCGTGGCCGCGGTAAGAGCCAGCGGTTTCAAAGGTCCGTGGGGCGTCGAAATCATGTCCGACGAACACCGCGCGCGCAGCCTTCACGACCAGGCCCATGAGTCATACCGCGCCGCCAGGAAGTTCCTCTGA
- a CDS encoding antitoxin MazE-like protein, producing the protein MAVRERVAEYRRRMRERGLRPLQVWVPDVRTESFAAEAHRQASLVARADESSDHQDFIKAVSTPWDEE; encoded by the coding sequence ATGGCAGTAAGAGAGAGGGTCGCCGAGTACCGACGGCGGATGCGGGAGCGGGGCCTGCGCCCGCTACAGGTCTGGGTGCCTGACGTGCGGACTGAGAGTTTTGCCGCCGAGGCGCATCGCCAGGCCTCGTTGGTCGCACGAGCGGACGAAAGTAGCGATCACCAGGACTTCATTAAGGCCGTCTCGACGCCATGGGACGAGGAGTGA
- a CDS encoding type II toxin-antitoxin system PemK/MazF family toxin encodes MNRGEIWTVAGDVYAMKPRPAVIVQDDLFDVTKSVTVAPITSTLLDAPLMRIRITGGDGRLSGLDHDSDVMIDKLTTVRRSNVQDRVGRLTAEQVVEVDRAMMAFLGLAR; translated from the coding sequence GTGAACCGAGGGGAGATCTGGACCGTCGCGGGGGATGTCTACGCGATGAAACCGCGTCCGGCGGTCATCGTTCAGGATGACCTCTTTGATGTCACGAAATCGGTGACGGTTGCGCCGATCACCAGCACGCTGTTGGACGCACCGCTAATGCGCATTCGGATCACCGGTGGAGACGGTCGGCTATCCGGGCTCGATCACGATAGTGATGTCATGATCGACAAGCTGACCACCGTCAGAAGATCGAACGTCCAAGACCGAGTCGGCCGACTGACAGCGGAACAAGTAGTAGAGGTCGACCGGGCGATGATGGCATTCCTTGGCCTTGCTCGATAG
- a CDS encoding multidrug effflux MFS transporter — MTTAVDPSPHRDAAPRIPLGLLATLALLSAVAPFSTDLYLPAFPQMAADLCTSPTNVQLTLTACLLGLAIGPLAFGPLSDRIGRLRPLLAGAAICVLASLAAALAPSIQVLIAARFAQGFAGAAGMVIGRAIIADLATGRAAARAFSLLMLVGGLAPVAAPLAGGFIVEPLGWRGALAVVLGLSVAMLVAVLVVVRESHTAQRRAQLHQQKAVAGSPLRDLTGRAFVGQLIAFGFSFAMMMAYISASPFIYQNMMGLSSAQYGAAFGINALGLLLSSGLSARLSARHEPRRIAAVGLAIILGASGTVLALTVARVPAGWLAVSLLAAACGMGLVYGNTTALAQAAAPRASGAASAALGTAQFLLAAAASPLVGLGGAHTATPLGIVMLCAASIACAGFVAAGRPSASRQPSAPPALPRAEGRYGERRCETSELCSMGVVGGLNPAGVLS, encoded by the coding sequence GTGACCACAGCCGTCGATCCGTCGCCGCACCGTGACGCAGCACCCCGCATCCCGCTAGGACTGCTGGCCACCCTCGCCCTGTTGTCCGCCGTCGCCCCATTCTCCACCGACCTTTACTTGCCCGCTTTCCCCCAGATGGCGGCCGACCTTTGCACCTCCCCGACCAACGTGCAGCTCACGCTGACCGCATGCCTGCTCGGGCTGGCCATCGGCCCGCTAGCCTTCGGTCCGCTGTCGGATCGCATCGGTCGGCTTCGACCCCTGCTGGCCGGCGCCGCGATCTGCGTGCTGGCCAGCCTGGCCGCCGCGCTGGCACCGAGCATCCAGGTGCTGATTGCGGCCCGCTTCGCGCAGGGATTCGCTGGGGCAGCCGGCATGGTGATCGGCCGGGCAATCATCGCCGACCTGGCTACCGGCCGTGCCGCCGCCCGCGCGTTCAGCCTGTTGATGCTCGTCGGTGGGCTTGCTCCCGTCGCCGCGCCCCTGGCCGGCGGCTTCATCGTCGAACCGCTGGGCTGGCGAGGAGCGCTGGCCGTCGTCCTGGGGCTATCGGTCGCGATGCTGGTGGCGGTGCTGGTCGTGGTGCGCGAATCGCACACTGCACAGCGCCGCGCACAACTGCATCAACAGAAGGCCGTCGCTGGATCACCGCTGCGCGACCTCACCGGCCGCGCCTTCGTCGGACAGCTGATCGCGTTCGGCTTCTCCTTCGCGATGATGATGGCCTATATCTCGGCGTCGCCTTTCATTTACCAGAACATGATGGGACTCTCGTCGGCCCAGTACGGCGCGGCGTTCGGCATCAACGCTCTGGGGCTTCTGCTGAGCAGCGGGCTCAGCGCGCGGCTCTCGGCGCGCCACGAACCGCGCCGGATTGCGGCCGTCGGGCTCGCAATCATCCTCGGCGCCAGCGGCACTGTGCTGGCGCTGACGGTCGCCCGCGTGCCTGCGGGCTGGCTTGCTGTGTCGCTGCTGGCCGCCGCCTGCGGCATGGGCCTGGTCTACGGCAACACGACGGCGCTGGCACAAGCCGCGGCTCCGCGCGCGTCAGGCGCGGCCTCGGCCGCTCTAGGGACCGCGCAGTTCCTACTCGCGGCGGCCGCCTCCCCCCTCGTCGGGCTGGGCGGCGCGCATACCGCCACGCCGCTGGGCATCGTGATGCTATGCGCAGCGAGCATCGCCTGCGCCGGCTTCGTAGCCGCCGGCCGGCCCTCCGCCTCGCGGCAACCCTCTGCGCCCCCGGCCCTTCCGCGAGCTGAGGGGAGATACGGTGAGCGCCGATGCGAAACTAGCGAATTGTGCTCCATGGGTGTCGTTGGTGGTCTGAATCCGGCAGGCGTACTGTCGTGA